DNA from Malus sylvestris chromosome 11, drMalSylv7.2, whole genome shotgun sequence:
TTGTCATGTAATGTGTTGATTGTGTTTCAATTTAACCGCTAGAAAGTAGTCTTCGCGTATGTAGAATGCTATTATACGCACATCTGGGTTAGTCTTTTTGGATAAGACAATGTTCGAATCCCCCTCCTCCTCGTAGGttagagtagtttagaatatcatCTTGTCAGAAAGAATGCTATTGCTCAATTGAGAACGAACGCATCTTTGGTTTTCAAATGCACACTTGACGCGAAATATTGAACTCGAACAAGTAGTGAAAAAGTGCAGGATGGTATTCACTTTTAGCTCATCTTGAATTTCAAACGCACATGCTAACTTTTGTAGTCTTTCTAATGGGACTGTATGATTGCATTTTCTCAGCATCGAGTACTGGCCAGACCCGCAGCGTGGCATCAAGGAAGCATACAGGGTCTTAAAACTCGGAGGAAAAGCATGCGTAATTGGTCCTGTGTACCCAACATATTGGTTATCTCGCTTCTTTGCCGATGTATGGATGCTCTTCCCAAAGGAGGAAGAGTACAGTGAGTGGTTCCAGAAGGCAGGGTTTAAAAATGTCCAGCTGAAAAGAATTGGCCCGAAATGGTATCGTGGGGTTCGCCGCCATGGATTGATCATGGGATGTTCTGTAACAGGCGTTAAGCCTGCTTCCGGGGATTCTCCTTTACAGGTACTTTCTTTAGGAGAACTCTGTTTGACCTGTTTCTTGATGATTAATGCTCTTCCATGTTCGATTTCTTATCTTTTCAGCATTTAGAGTTGATTAAGATTCAAGCACTCCGATGAAACTAGTAGATTCTAACTGTGTAGTAGTTCGATTATCATATACGTTGGCCATGCTACTACTGTTTAAAGAAACGGAAAAACGTTATGATTTCCGGTATAAGTCGTGGAAGTTCCGGTCACTAACATGGATCACTGAACTCGAATGCTATTGCTGTCAATTGCAAGAGCAGATGGTGGCTTTTCaattttgttcttgttttatGATGTGTGGTTCCTTCTAATCCTGTGTTCTATCTTATTTACTCTTCATCTGTCGTTGTGTTCCGATGCAGCTTGGTCCGAAAGCAGAGGACGTGACAAAGCCGGTGAACCCATGGACGTTATTCGTGCGGTTCATGTTGGGTGTCATGGCAGCAGCATACTATGTACTGGTGCCTATATACATGTGGATCAAAGATAAAATTGTACCCAAAGGCCAACCAATCTGAGAGAGAGTTGATGCCTTTTGGTTCTACTCCTAGTAGTAGTAGGCAGGCATAGTTGTGGCGTGTGCATGAAGGATGAGACTGAATTGTTGATGATCGATATCGCAAACATATATTTCGAAAGTTTATGATTACCCTAAAATTCATTTATGTGCTATCCTAACTTTCAATTTCATTTGGGAATTTCATTTGGGTCTGACCTTGAGTTTAAAACTTTATATGGAATCATTTGGTGGGTGTTTATAACTTTGGAATTAGATTTTTAATTGGTTTTGTGAAGTTTTAACTTTATTTTCATTTGGATCTGACCTTTTAGCTGTCATtaaaaataatcataaaattAAAGTTGTAAATACCTAAATTCAGTCTTTGGCAAGCCATCATGCATGATAACTAAGTAACTAGTAtttagtaaatattaattttgaaaaattctTTATTTAAATTTCTAGATTCTGATGAATTCTTCATTTAGAATTGGTGACCAACAATCGACCCACCACCAATTTTAGATCAAGATTCCAGCATGCCTTGAAAGTGTAAGTCATTTTTCCAttctattttgttgattttgtcATTTGGGCTTCTTAGAAAGCTCAACCGATGGGACACAGTAGTGGTTGCGCTTTGTCATTTGGGCTTCTTAGAAAGCTCAACCGATGTGACGTAGTAGTGGTTGCGCTTTACCACTTGAGCTACAAGTCCAAAACTTCGTCACTAGGTTGAATAGTGATTTAAGTATGTAAGCAATCAGATGCACCACCAAAAATTGGCGTTTTGTTTTAGCTCTAAACGGGCATGAAATCCCCTAGTCTCCgaaaaaagggaaacaaaaaCCCCACACATCATGCTATAACCAAGTCAATTAcattcaaattatattgcaatgCGAAAGCAAGATCGAACGAGAAACATAACCTAGAATTCCGATCGATCCATTCTGCGTACATATACATGTACAGAAGATGCAACTACTCTCGTGCCGGAACCGGGGAAAAGATTTAAGGACTGATATCATCATATGAAACCAACCCCCTTTGAGCAGGTGGGGAGCTTGATATTGACCTACTGGGAGACCTAGGAGTTCGATTACGACGCTTAGGTGTAGCATCTGGAGATCTGGAATGAGAGGGCCTCGGGCTTCTCGACCTGGACTTAAGCCTACCTCTGTCTGGAGAGTGCTGATCACCAATTCGGGGTCCAAGGCGGGACTTTAGTCTATCACTTACAGGAGGTCGATCTACTGGACTACGACTACGGCTGCGGCTGCGGTCCCTAGTATGGCCACGGTAACCACCAGGGCTGCGGGAAATGCTCCTACTTCGACTTCTCCTGCTCctgtttctatatatatatatatatacggaaaacccaATCAATAGCATGCAACATTCGTGCCTCAATATGCAAACGACAAATCCAATTAAGTGCAGGAGCATAATACAGTAAAACGACAAATCCAATTCAGGctggttgagagagagagagagagagagagagagagagaacctggGAGGGCTTCCGCCTCTTGGTGGGCTTCGGAAATGTCTACGAGGTGGGCGCTCAGAAAAATTTCTATAGCTTGAGTACCTTCAGACATGCAAAAGATAATTCATTTTACGCGAATGCTTTATTACTCATAAATCACTAACATAATACTGAAATTACCTATCCCGGTTACTTCTGTAAGTGTCTCTTCGATCATTACTATAGGAATTACGGAGTGAACGCTCAGGAGATGGAGTACGGTAACGACGTGCAAAGGCAAAGCGGTCAGTGAAGCCACGCCCTTTCCTAATGCGCTTTGCATTTCCATTTGGAGAAGTGCTTTTTGACAAACCCCCGTCATGATTGGTAGTAGAAGGTTCAGGAGCTTTGCGGACAGGGCTACCCGATGGACTCCTAGAAAGCCTTCCTCTACTTTTCTCACCAGTATTCCTCGGAGGACTTCCACTAGGAATTCTATTAGGACTTGGGCTTGGCCTGCTCCTAGGGCTATTTCTTGACCTCCTTTTGTGAGTCGGACTTCTGCTGATTAAATATGCACAGAAATTGTCAAGCAATAAAAAAACTAACTATTAGTTGTGCATGAACCAGTCTAAATAAACGCAATTGGCTATTAACAGTGGAAACCTGGAGTTGTTCGAATCATCTGAGTCGGAGTTCTGATTAGCAGTTTTAGCTTCTGCATTATGCCCGTTGTTGAAAGGTGCATCATTCTTTCGAGATAATTCACCTTCTCCTTGAGATGAGTTGCCCTCAGTTTTCTTCATACCATGATTGTTCCTCTGTTcgacaacaatttttttttcttttcccgcATCTGAAACATAACAACAAACCACGAGCAGGCACGCACACAAATAAATGTTAATAACATATAACTCACATAAACTATTATCAGGTAACAGTGGACATCTTGTGATAATATAGATGACATACCATTGGTTGGAAGTTTTTTTTCTGCACCTTTTAAGTTACTGGTTTTACGGGAAGAAACATGAGGACCATCTTTATCATCATCAGAACTGCTTCTGCTGCTTCTAGAACTCTCACTTTCTGTATCACTTGAACTTTCCGATCTCCTGAAAACAAGGTCATAATAAACATCCATGGAAAATAAGAGGCCAAGgcagaaaacagaaaaaagaagTGGCAGTTAAAGTAACTAGGAACCGTACCGTTTTGACTTGCGCCTTGATCGTTTGGAATGCTGCCtgctcttcctctctttttttccaTCTCTTCTTTTCCTTGAACGCTGGTGCTTACCTTTTTTAACAGATTTCCTCTTCCTGCGCCTTCCATCACCAGACGAACTTGAGTCAGATAGAGAAGAATCAGAATCAGAATCTAAAGAATCTGACTCAGACTCTGAGCTGTAGGAGTCAGATGAAGAATATTTTCTTCTCttagttctttccttcaaggatttttTACGCCTTCCTCTAGCTTCCTCATCAGAACTATCCTCAGAGGATGAAACCTTTCCTGATTTCCTCTTTTTACCTGGACGAAAAACTGATCTTATATGCTGCCAAAATAAAGTATTTATATGCCTCTTGTGTCAGTACTTATGTACACACATtacctttctctttctctttctctgttGCAACAGGGATTTTAATTTCTGAGAATTCACCACAATCCACAATCTTCACGGTTTCTAAAGGTTTTCCATCTGCAGTTCCCACTTTCTCAGTTTTCTCAACTACATCCATTCCCTTCACAACTTTTCCAAAAACAACATGTTTCCTGACAAAGAATATAAAGAAAAACGCATTCAATGACTAAAAATCATTTTACAAGCTACAAAAGGACCCTACATAAAACATTATTTACCAAGTGGTGAAAAATGGAAATGAAAAAGATCTATGGTGGTAGGTAATGTGTATAAATGGCATCTCACATAAAAGTGTGAAtaaaaaagcaatttaaattACCCATCGAGATGAGGCTGGTGCCTGAAGATTATAAAGAACTGGGAACCATTTGTGTTTGGACAAGCATTTGCCATAGACAGAAGACCAGGTCCATCAtgcttcaatttaaaattttcatctgCAAGGGGAATGAAAATCATGACCACAACTAAACAGTTATGAAGCATGCAAGTTCCTGcacacacaaacaaacaaaaaactacCTGCAAACTTTCCTCCATAAATACTTTCTCCACCAGTGCCTTCAAACCAATCAAAGGTCAATCTTTACAAGTCTGGGCATGAATTTCAAAGTAAAACAGAAAATTTGCATTcatcaaacaaaaaattgatttaTAGGAAGAAATTCACACCATTTCCATTTGAAAAGTCACCACCCTGTataaaagagaaacatggacaatTATGACATGTTAGTACTTacaagataaataaataaaatgagcaGAAAAAGTTGTCATCTCTACCTATAACAGAGTGATTTGTCCTTTCAGGAAGATAAGTAATATTAGACGGTGGCGGTTCACTAAAAAAGAGACAACATACCTGTGCCATAAATCCTTTTATTACTCGATGGAATGTTGATCCTTTGTAATGGAGAGGTTTGCCTGTAGATTTTCCAATGCCCTTCTCACCTATAACAGAAGACAACACAAAATGTCACCTCATAGGTCACTTAACCGATGATGAATGTAAGCAGAAAAAAATTCAtaccaagaaaaacaaaagatatggAATCAAACACTATAACCAGATTTCCAAATCTGATAATGTATCACTACGGGGGTTTACGAACTGATTTAGagcttgtttggatgtgcttttaaaatgactgaaagcgctttgggtgaaaatatttttgaaaacaatccttagtaaaaatgttaGTACATcctggaaaagcacttaaagtgcttcctgggagaagcacataactggtgcttcttgtagaaagcacttaaagtgcttttggaacccaaaaatattttctctaaaagcgttttcaatcattttaaaagcacatccaaacaagcCCTTACCTCAGCAACACCAATGTGGTTCCAATGCTCACAAATCCTATGTCTTCTTAGTctttatattttgtttcttcCAGACATAACCATAATAAAACCAAATCTGCATCCCTCAAACTTTTAAAGAATCAAAAGTGGACACTTAACCAACAAACACAACAATCAAATTACATTAAAAAGATAAATCAACATTCACAGTTACCTGTACAGAGAGCCCTAAAATTCTCTGCTGTCTTGGGAACAACATCAGCAAAAAGCTACAAAATTTTGGGAGAAACGAGTTTAACATTAACACTATATCAAAATGCAAgccaaaattttccttttataacaagtaaaacaagctaaaaactcCAACAAGTGAGAGTGTAACTGATTTTTATGTACCTCAATAACAATTTGTTCCACAGGGGCCCTATCAATTGATACATCTAAGAAGACACGAGGGTTCTTTTTCTTGCTCATATCTTCCTGTTTCAAGAACATCAGAGCAAAAGAAGTAAATAAACACATACCATCTTACAGTGTAAACCTGCGTAACAATCCCGCATAGTTATAAGTAAAATCTACATACCATTTAGCTCAAGAAAGTATCTTTGAAAGTAATTCAGCGAAAATACACAAATtgaaggaattttttttaacaagataTAGCGAAACAATAAGGGCAGATAGAAAAAACCAATAAGTGAAGCTGAGAACCCTAGAAATCGGAAAAAGGAAATGCAGGGTTCTATTTAGTTCCATGGGTTTTGGCAATGATCTTGACATTGATCCTTTCCATGCTGAACCCATAATTCGGATTCCCCTACCGGTTTTTCCATCGGCATTGAATTCAAATTCCAAATGTGCCCAATATCACCGTTAGCTGAAACTACTCCAAGTTTTGTTCTTTCAGCTAATCCTCAGAACCAAATCGACATACCCTCAACGGGAATCGCAAAACCTGAAACCTAAACGTCCGATCACGATACCTATTTATCTCAAAACCCTAATGCTAAACTTTTGGGATTGCATCGGTTACTGTAAAATGGAGTGTTGCGGTACTCGAATTATAAAACTTTATGTGAAAGCTGGTATGAGAAATTGAAAGAGCACCTGTTGGTTAAGCTCCACTTTGTCCGAGTAAACTCGGTTCCGGATTCGGAAACAAAATGCGACGGCGGCGGCGGCGAGGCGAGCGAGGAGAGAGTGAATAGACGAGgctttgctgctgctgctttgcTGTCGCTGGCGCTTTCGCTAAAACCCCCGAGAGTTATACGATTCTCACCTATCTTGGGCTGAGGACCAATCGACTGCTACGCGGTACATGGTTTTGCGGTAGATCTATACGCTTTTTCCTCTAACAACCAAGCATCTCTAGGCATCAAATTCAaatcatcaaatttcaatttgataACTGACTTGGTAATTTGACATACGTCAAtacaatcatttcaaaatttattgcttcatttatgtttattttaaacaaaaataataaaagttgggttgttatttgtttaaaaataataaaataatacttaaatGTGCTAGCATTTAAGGTGAGGTAAGTGGAATGCTTATGGAAATAGCAAAAATCATATTTGAAGGCagcttcaaatttgacatctctttaTATATGTCTGCTTAGTCTTCTTTTACATGTCAACTTTGACATCTCTGTTGGAGAAAATAATATGTcatttgttattattatatgtTTATGTGACATTTTTTGTATCTCTTTTGGAGTTGGTCTTAAGCCACCACAAACGAAAATCATCATCGATTAGTTCCAACACAATCCTATTCCAAATATTTTCAATTCCAATTTTGGATTCTTCTAATTTTATTCTGGATAATTCAACTCCAATTTTGGATATTTTGAAATCATCTTCGATCTCTTTTTCCTTGTATTGACAATGAAACTATTATGACATGTTTTCAAAGTATGAAACTTCGTCTTGGATAAATTTAATCTTTGTAGCTTGCAATGTTGTTTGTATAAAGATTATGAATAAAAAGTTATCAgtttattgtttaattttttaatgttacTTTCGtctaatttttttaaactttttttttattaaaaccacTCGATATATATTAAAATTCTGAATCCGCCACTGTACGAGTGGCTATAAAATGTGTCTTATCTCTCAAGTTTTATTTCCTCTTCGTTCTTTTTGGGAAGTCTCATctattttcttccattttcttgtTGTTTCCTCTTTAAACGATTGTTGTTTGTGATTTGCTTTATGCATTATGATTCACTATGTAAAATGTGAACCTCAATATACAACGATTGCATCACGATAAATGACACGTTAGAAGAAATTGAATTTTAAGTCTAATATAATCTTAACTCATTATCTCACTTTTACCTGCATG
Protein-coding regions in this window:
- the LOC126589575 gene encoding peptidyl-prolyl cis-trans isomerase CYP63-like isoform X1; the encoded protein is MSKKKNPRVFLDVSIDRAPVEQIVIELFADVVPKTAENFRALCTGEKGIGKSTGKPLHYKGSTFHRVIKGFMAQGGDFSNGNGTGGESIYGGKFADENFKLKHDGPGLLSMANACPNTNGSQFFIIFRHQPHLDGKHVVFGKVVKGMDVVEKTEKVGTADGKPLETVKIVDCGEFSEIKIPVATEKEKEKGKKRKSGKVSSSEDSSDEEARGRRKKSLKERTKRRKYSSSDSYSSESESDSLDSDSDSSLSDSSSSGDGRRRKRKSVKKGKHQRSRKRRDGKKERKSRQHSKRSRRKSKRRSESSSDTESESSRSSRSSSDDDKDGPHVSSRKTSNLKGAEKKLPTNDAGKEKKIVVEQRNNHGMKKTEGNSSQGEGELSRKNDAPFNNGHNAEAKTANQNSDSDDSNNSSRSPTHKRRSRNSPRSRPSPSPNRIPSGSPPRNTGEKSRGRLSRSPSGSPVRKAPEPSTTNHDGGLSKSTSPNGNAKRIRKGRGFTDRFAFARRYRTPSPERSLRNSYSNDRRDTYRSNRDRYSSYRNFSERPPRRHFRSPPRGGSPPRNRSRRSRSRSISRSPGGYRGHTRDRSRSRSRSPVDRPPVSDRLKSRLGPRIGDQHSPDRGRLKSRSRSPRPSHSRSPDATPKRRNRTPRSPSRSISSSPPAQRGLVSYDDISP
- the LOC126589575 gene encoding peptidyl-prolyl cis-trans isomerase CYP63-like isoform X2, producing the protein MSKKKNPRVFLDVSIDRAPVEQIVIELFADVVPKTAENFRALCTGEKGIGKSTGKPLHYKGSTFHRVIKGFMAQGGDFSNGNGTGGESIYGGKFADENFKLKHDGPGLLSMANACPNTNGSQFFIIFRHQPHLDGKHVVFGKVVKGMDVVEKTEKVGTADGKPLETVKIVDCGEFSEIKIPVATEKEKEKGKKRKSGKVSSSEDSSDEEARGRRKKSLKERTKRRKYSSSDSYSSESESDSLDSDSDSSLSDSSSSGDGRRRKRKSVKKGKHQRSRKRRDGKKERKSRQHSKRSRRKSKRRSESSSDTESESSRSSRSSSDDDKDGPHVSSRKTSNLKGAEKKLPTNDAGKEKKIVVEQRNNHGMKKTEGNSSQGEGELSRKNDAPFNNGHNAEAKTANQNSDSDDSNNSRSPTHKRRSRNSPRSRPSPSPNRIPSGSPPRNTGEKSRGRLSRSPSGSPVRKAPEPSTTNHDGGLSKSTSPNGNAKRIRKGRGFTDRFAFARRYRTPSPERSLRNSYSNDRRDTYRSNRDRYSSYRNFSERPPRRHFRSPPRGGSPPRNRSRRSRSRSISRSPGGYRGHTRDRSRSRSRSPVDRPPVSDRLKSRLGPRIGDQHSPDRGRLKSRSRSPRPSHSRSPDATPKRRNRTPRSPSRSISSSPPAQRGLVSYDDISP